A genomic stretch from Nitrospiria bacterium includes:
- a CDS encoding ABC transporter ATP-binding protein, which yields MRSLFRVVRYIKPYQRLAYLTLACAVLTTTLEMVPPWLLKRVIDDVIRGDNLPLLQWLILGLVAVHLGRNLLNSARIRFNNTLEQRVIYDMRDQIYRALQRLSVSYYENRATGEIMSRVVNDVNNLERIFIDGVEALVMAGLTLLGIMAVLFYLNWRLALIALIPIPFLVLGATVFTTRVHKLYHLIRQQAAQLNALLQDSISGIRETMSFNREAYEVERFNRQSLEYSRGNLRVARIWSVYSPGMILVASTGTLLILWFGTHAVLEGRMTVGGLVAFLSYLGLFYTPINQIHSVNHMLQQSLASGERVFEIMDAVPEVSDRSGAVRPPRKAEGFVEFKNVSFHYRPNAPVLQQISLQAFPGEKIALVGPSGSGKSTIIKLLMRLYDVDTGAIMIDGRDVRDLQLSYLRDQIGVVAQEPFLFNGTVRENIVYGRLDATEEEVTAAAEAARAHEFILSLPDGYATWIGERGVKLSVGQKQRIAIARALLKDPPIIIFDEATSNIDTETEAKIQEALGALTYHRTTFIIAHRLSTLKHVNKILVVQNGRIIERGTHEELLAGGGLYTLLYDAQFQM from the coding sequence ATGCGATCTCTTTTCCGTGTCGTACGCTATATCAAGCCGTATCAACGCCTGGCCTACCTGACCCTGGCCTGCGCCGTTCTCACCACCACGCTCGAGATGGTCCCGCCGTGGCTCCTCAAGCGCGTGATCGACGACGTGATCCGGGGCGACAACCTCCCGCTGCTCCAATGGCTGATCCTCGGGCTGGTCGCGGTCCATCTGGGCCGGAACCTGTTGAACTCGGCGCGCATCCGCTTCAACAACACCCTGGAGCAGCGCGTGATCTACGACATGCGCGACCAGATCTATCGGGCCCTGCAGCGGCTCTCCGTCAGCTATTACGAGAACCGGGCGACGGGCGAGATCATGTCCCGCGTGGTCAACGACGTCAACAATTTGGAGCGGATCTTTATCGACGGCGTGGAGGCCCTGGTCATGGCCGGCCTCACGTTGCTGGGAATCATGGCGGTGCTTTTCTATCTGAACTGGCGGCTGGCCCTGATCGCCCTGATCCCGATCCCCTTCCTGGTTCTGGGGGCGACGGTCTTCACCACCCGCGTCCACAAGCTCTATCACCTCATCCGACAACAGGCGGCCCAGCTGAACGCGCTGCTCCAGGACAGCATCTCGGGAATTCGCGAGACCATGAGCTTCAACCGTGAAGCCTACGAGGTGGAACGCTTCAACCGGCAGAGCCTGGAATACAGCCGCGGCAACCTGCGGGTGGCGCGCATCTGGTCGGTCTATTCTCCCGGCATGATCCTGGTCGCTTCGACCGGCACCCTGCTCATTCTCTGGTTCGGCACCCATGCGGTACTGGAGGGCCGGATGACGGTCGGCGGACTGGTGGCCTTCCTGAGCTATCTGGGCCTTTTTTACACGCCGATCAACCAGATCCACTCGGTGAACCACATGCTCCAACAGTCGCTCGCCTCGGGCGAACGGGTCTTCGAGATCATGGACGCCGTGCCGGAGGTTTCCGACCGGTCCGGGGCGGTCCGTCCTCCCCGGAAAGCCGAAGGGTTTGTGGAGTTCAAGAACGTTTCGTTCCACTACCGCCCGAATGCTCCCGTCCTCCAGCAGATTTCCCTCCAGGCCTTTCCCGGCGAGAAGATCGCGCTGGTCGGTCCCAGCGGCAGCGGCAAGAGCACGATCATCAAACTGCTCATGCGGCTGTACGACGTCGACACGGGAGCGATCATGATCGACGGACGCGACGTCCGGGATCTCCAATTATCGTATCTCCGGGATCAGATCGGGGTCGTGGCCCAGGAGCCGTTTCTGTTCAACGGGACGGTGCGCGAGAATATTGTCTACGGGCGTCTGGATGCCACCGAAGAGGAGGTGACCGCGGCGGCCGAGGCGGCGCGGGCCCACGAGTTCATCCTCTCGCTTCCGGACGGCTACGCGACCTGGATCGGCGAGCGCGGCGTGAAGTTGTCGGTCGGTCAGAAACAACGGATCGCGATCGCGCGTGCGCTGCTCAAAGACCCGCCGATCATCATCTTCGACGAGGCCACCTCCAACATCGACACCGAGACCGAGGCCAAGATCCAGGAGGCCCTGGGCGCCCTGACCTACCATCGGACGACCTTCATCATCGCCCATCGTCTTTCCAC